From the genome of Fibrobacter sp. UWP2, one region includes:
- a CDS encoding OmpA family protein — MKFTNKVICSALLAAGLSFAHSGIVAGGTEGLRQINAQTLGQWNVVVGTGGTFAADAWAFTRGGGYEVNGSRYAFDDYTFAMTGDFFVTVGLLDFLDLGLSIPLYYDHAQEAPAGSMNMWTVARGDLNINAKVRAPLDTNKIFSVALLLDAYVPTGETQAGVRPRHAWYLNGEDYTHPYTANSWAFGAGLAFSLDFTKKNIPIRWNIAGGAVIPLEDGEAVTLEYSSGLNFVPLSFVDFFLDFSGEMRLQSKGDLDFAPFADPMLLTPGMRFHVTRNIDLAMGLDVAVRTLKNLGFDYEKEVEGCSDVPVHYQGEDGRVANFCYAPTPLWAGAAMLTIRFGGAEPAPQRENPQGLPQRDTLVQRDTVIVFMVDTTQHDFDQDGVVDSLDKCPNTPQGVEVDSAGCPKDTDKDGVPDSFDKCPNTAEGVEVDSTGCPKDSDSDGIFDTFDKCPNTAQGTEVDSTGCPKDSDKDGVPDMKDKCPNTPEGAQVDSLGCLPDFDKDGVPDNKDKCPNTLQGVAIDTVGCPLNKKENLDELKKGIQFKLNSAKLTTKSYGTLDDIARLMKKFPNANLEVQGHTDDKGTDEYNMQLSQKRAQAVMDYLITKGIDRSRLCAVGYGRTMPIASNNERNGREKNRRVEMVPFEK; from the coding sequence GTGAAATTTACTAACAAGGTTATTTGTTCTGCTCTGCTTGCTGCGGGACTTTCTTTTGCCCATTCCGGTATTGTGGCCGGCGGTACGGAGGGCTTGCGTCAAATCAATGCGCAGACTCTTGGACAGTGGAATGTGGTTGTCGGTACTGGCGGAACGTTTGCTGCCGACGCCTGGGCCTTTACCCGCGGTGGTGGATACGAGGTGAACGGCAGCCGCTATGCGTTTGACGATTACACCTTCGCCATGACCGGAGACTTCTTTGTGACGGTTGGTCTCTTGGATTTCTTGGACCTTGGCTTAAGCATTCCTTTGTACTATGACCATGCGCAGGAAGCACCTGCCGGCTCCATGAACATGTGGACTGTGGCCCGTGGTGACCTGAACATCAACGCCAAAGTTCGTGCGCCGCTCGATACGAACAAAATCTTTAGCGTCGCTCTTTTGCTAGACGCCTACGTTCCCACCGGCGAAACGCAGGCCGGCGTGCGCCCGAGGCACGCTTGGTACTTGAACGGCGAAGACTATACGCACCCGTACACGGCCAATAGCTGGGCTTTTGGTGCGGGTCTTGCGTTCTCTCTTGATTTCACTAAGAAGAACATCCCCATTCGCTGGAACATTGCCGGTGGGGCCGTGATTCCTCTAGAAGATGGCGAAGCGGTTACCCTCGAGTACAGCTCCGGCCTGAACTTTGTACCGCTTAGCTTTGTGGATTTCTTCCTTGATTTTAGCGGTGAAATGCGCTTGCAGTCCAAGGGCGACCTGGATTTTGCTCCGTTTGCCGACCCGATGCTCCTTACTCCGGGTATGCGTTTCCACGTGACCCGTAATATTGACCTTGCCATGGGTTTGGATGTTGCGGTTCGTACGCTCAAGAACCTGGGCTTTGACTACGAAAAAGAAGTCGAGGGTTGTAGTGATGTGCCCGTACACTACCAGGGCGAAGATGGTCGTGTCGCCAACTTCTGCTACGCACCTACGCCCCTCTGGGCCGGTGCTGCCATGCTCACAATCCGCTTTGGCGGTGCTGAGCCTGCCCCGCAGCGCGAAAATCCGCAGGGGCTTCCGCAGCGCGATACGCTTGTCCAACGTGATACCGTTATTGTGTTTATGGTGGATACTACGCAGCATGATTTTGACCAGGATGGCGTTGTCGATAGCCTCGACAAATGCCCGAATACTCCCCAGGGCGTAGAAGTGGATAGCGCTGGCTGCCCGAAGGATACCGACAAGGATGGTGTTCCCGATTCGTTTGATAAGTGCCCGAATACTGCCGAGGGCGTGGAAGTGGATAGCACTGGCTGCCCGAAGGATTCCGATAGCGATGGAATCTTTGATACGTTCGACAAGTGCCCGAATACTGCCCAGGGAACGGAAGTGGATAGCACCGGCTGCCCGAAGGATTCCGACAAGGACGGCGTTCCCGACATGAAGGACAAGTGCCCGAATACGCCTGAAGGTGCGCAGGTCGACTCTCTGGGATGTCTCCCTGACTTCGACAAGGATGGCGTGCCCGACAATAAGGACAAGTGCCCGAATACCTTGCAGGGTGTTGCTATCGATACCGTGGGTTGCCCGCTCAACAAGAAGGAAAACCTTGACGAACTCAAGAAGGGAATCCAGTTCAAGCTGAATTCTGCCAAGCTCACCACAAAGAGCTATGGTACGCTAGACGACATTGCCCGCTTGATGAAAAAGTTCCCGAATGCCAACCTTGAAGTCCAGGGCCATACCGATGATAAGGGTACCGACGAGTACAACATGCAGCTTTCGCAGAAGCGAGCCCAGGCTGTTATGGATTACTTGATTACCAAGGGAATCGACCGCTCTCGCCTTTGCGCTGTTGGCTATGGACGCACCATGCCTATTGCGAGCAACAACGAAAGGAATGGCCGCGAAAAGAATCGCCGTGTTGAGATGGTTCCGTTCGAGAAGTAA
- the cobA gene encoding uroporphyrinogen-III C-methyltransferase encodes MKEQNTAGKVYLIGAGPGDPGLFTLRGKSILERADVVVYDRLVSPSILAFCAANAEMVDVGKMPTHHKVKQSEINRMLVDFAKSRPGAVIVRLKGGDPFVFGRGGEEALELKATGVDFEIVPGVTSAIAVPAYAGIPVSHRGVATSFHIITGHEREDGDRLGLDFESLAKCPGTLIFLMGIANIATIAQRLVECGKDPETPVAFIEKGTTPFQRTVVATLSTAVDVVEREKVTAPAITIMGGVVELGKSLAWRQKLPLSGKRLVVTRSAKQVGGIASKLAALGAEVIETPMIETRALENPMVATVGDAATASANFADFKNFDLLAFTSVNGVDAFFEQLDRAGLDIRSLAGKKIASVGKMTERRLRERGILCDYVPEDHTGEGLGKLLVALGAEPSRILLLQGNLADDTLLKLLPAATRWVVYETLPAQSLPEWKREAVEGADAVVFASSSAVEAFARVTRTAGGPQKQPACPVLAFCIGRMTEATARKYGFETLVSADSTVVSLVKRITEHFNLL; translated from the coding sequence ATGAAAGAACAGAACACTGCCGGTAAGGTTTATTTGATTGGCGCGGGTCCCGGCGACCCGGGGCTCTTTACTTTGCGTGGTAAATCCATTTTGGAGCGTGCCGACGTAGTGGTTTACGACCGCCTGGTTTCGCCCTCGATTCTCGCTTTTTGCGCCGCCAACGCCGAGATGGTCGACGTGGGCAAAATGCCGACGCACCACAAGGTGAAACAGTCCGAAATCAACCGCATGCTCGTTGACTTTGCGAAGTCCCGCCCGGGCGCGGTCATTGTGCGCCTCAAGGGGGGAGACCCCTTTGTTTTTGGGCGCGGTGGCGAGGAGGCCCTCGAACTCAAGGCTACCGGTGTGGATTTTGAAATTGTTCCCGGAGTGACGTCGGCGATTGCCGTGCCCGCCTATGCGGGGATTCCCGTAAGTCACCGCGGTGTGGCGACGAGTTTTCACATTATCACCGGGCATGAGCGCGAAGATGGCGACCGGCTGGGGCTTGATTTTGAGTCGCTTGCGAAGTGCCCGGGGACGCTCATCTTCCTTATGGGCATTGCCAACATCGCGACCATAGCGCAACGCCTTGTGGAGTGCGGCAAGGATCCGGAGACGCCAGTCGCCTTTATTGAGAAGGGTACGACTCCGTTCCAGCGCACCGTTGTGGCGACACTTTCGACTGCGGTCGATGTGGTGGAGCGCGAGAAGGTGACTGCGCCTGCGATTACCATCATGGGCGGTGTGGTGGAACTCGGCAAATCGCTCGCCTGGAGGCAAAAGCTGCCGCTCTCGGGCAAGCGCCTGGTGGTCACGCGCAGCGCAAAGCAGGTGGGTGGTATTGCGAGCAAGCTTGCGGCGCTCGGTGCCGAGGTCATCGAGACCCCGATGATCGAGACGCGCGCCTTGGAAAACCCGATGGTCGCGACGGTCGGTGATGCCGCGACTGCGTCGGCGAACTTTGCCGATTTCAAGAATTTTGACTTGCTCGCCTTTACGAGTGTGAACGGCGTGGACGCCTTTTTTGAACAGCTGGACCGCGCGGGGCTCGATATCCGCAGCCTTGCGGGCAAAAAGATTGCCTCCGTAGGCAAGATGACCGAAAGGCGGCTTCGCGAACGCGGTATTTTGTGCGACTACGTGCCCGAGGACCATACCGGTGAAGGTTTGGGCAAGCTCCTGGTGGCTTTGGGTGCAGAGCCGTCCAGAATCCTCCTGCTGCAAGGCAATCTCGCCGACGATACCCTGCTTAAGCTGCTCCCCGCGGCGACGCGTTGGGTGGTTTACGAGACGCTCCCCGCGCAGTCGCTCCCCGAATGGAAGCGCGAGGCGGTGGAGGGGGCCGACGCCGTGGTGTTCGCCAGCTCCAGTGCCGTGGAGGCTTTTGCCCGGGTGACCCGCACCGCTGGTGGACCGCAAAAGCAACCTGCCTGCCCGGTCCTGGCGTTCTGCATTGGTCGCATGACCGAGGCTACCGCCCGCAAGTACGGTTTCGAGACCCTCGTGAGTGCCGATTCCACCGTGGTTTCACTTGTGAAAAGAATCACGGAACATTTTAATTTGCTATAA
- the hemC gene encoding hydroxymethylbilane synthase, producing MHKLRIATRRSALAVTQTKLAAEEIVRRNSGVAAGALANTPLDYELVELSTEGDRRLDRPLSSFGGKGVFVKELEVALLEHRADIAVHSLKDMPAELLPQFKLAAVLKREDPRDCFIAKGGAGGVMFMDLPAGSRVGTGSVRRVVQLKEIRPDLEYVPIRGNIQTRIAKLSELDGVVLAAAGLKRMGLDDLVTEYFDAQKMLPASGQGILAIETLLQPSLELEQILARANDARTYNVAVAEMAFLKALNAGCQYPVAAHAEYKINNSFNNVACENNVVNIDNVACKDNVMCINGIYWFEPKQVLLRARVEGECATDKQARELGCRLASKIAEQF from the coding sequence TTGCATAAGCTTCGCATCGCGACCCGCAGGAGTGCACTCGCCGTGACGCAGACCAAGCTTGCTGCCGAAGAAATCGTCCGGCGGAATTCCGGCGTTGCCGCAGGCGCTTTGGCAAACACGCCGCTCGATTATGAACTGGTGGAACTCTCTACGGAGGGCGACCGCCGCCTTGACAGGCCCCTCTCGAGTTTTGGCGGGAAAGGCGTATTTGTGAAGGAACTCGAGGTCGCCTTGCTGGAACACCGTGCCGATATTGCGGTCCACAGCCTCAAGGATATGCCCGCCGAACTCCTTCCGCAGTTCAAACTTGCCGCGGTCCTTAAGCGAGAAGACCCGCGCGACTGCTTTATTGCCAAGGGCGGCGCTGGTGGCGTCATGTTTATGGATTTGCCCGCCGGAAGCCGTGTTGGCACGGGGAGCGTGCGCCGCGTGGTGCAGCTCAAAGAAATCCGCCCCGACTTGGAATACGTCCCCATCCGCGGGAATATCCAGACCCGCATTGCCAAGCTCTCTGAGCTCGACGGGGTGGTGCTCGCCGCCGCGGGCCTCAAACGCATGGGCCTCGACGACTTGGTGACGGAATACTTTGACGCCCAAAAAATGCTGCCGGCCAGCGGTCAGGGAATCCTCGCGATAGAGACCCTTTTGCAACCTTCCCTCGAGCTGGAACAAATCCTTGCCCGTGCAAACGATGCCCGCACCTACAATGTTGCGGTCGCCGAGATGGCGTTTCTCAAGGCGCTCAACGCCGGTTGCCAATACCCGGTGGCTGCCCATGCCGAGTATAAAATAAATAATAGTTTTAACAACGTTGCTTGTGAAAATAACGTTGTAAATATTGATAACGTTGCTTGTAAAGACAACGTTATGTGTATTAACGGAATTTACTGGTTTGAACCTAAACAGGTTTTGCTGCGTGCCCGGGTGGAAGGCGAGTGTGCCACGGACAAACAGGCGCGCGAGCTGGGTTGCCGCCTGGCTTCAAAAATTGCGGAACAGTTTTAA
- the hemA gene encoding glutamyl-tRNA reductase, whose protein sequence is MRKIYMAGMSHKVAEIAVREKFYIPMDVKTEALRQSPFDELLILATCNRTEVYVASDRDIAAGELTRYVCGIAGQSEDSFGKYFYEKSGDDVAHHVMNVCAGLDSVAMGEDQILHQISRAYETAHQFGATANTLNKLFQSAIHTTKRIKTETNLSKLSCNIPFLAMKRVFKTFDDLDNRSVYIFGLGEMGSLMLKYVQENTTHIFASSKTFANAQKFADVLTPVPFEDRYAVASKCDVVILCSACQEPIVTRDAFAAACESAVPKSIVATRRLIIDLGNPRNAEPSVGTLPGVEYVCVDELQKVVDENRRLRMEELPAAKRILQEGIEEFLQWYRMDDIAKDVHVLAERMVATAEGESEKLLRSLPDVSQADRERIRMMYVRFAKKMANDYLYRVKDANPQADVRSFLDCLHAAEKTAKEERLA, encoded by the coding sequence ATGCGCAAAATCTACATGGCAGGCATGAGCCACAAGGTGGCTGAAATCGCGGTCCGCGAGAAGTTCTACATCCCGATGGATGTAAAAACCGAGGCCCTGCGGCAGTCCCCGTTTGACGAACTCCTGATCCTTGCGACGTGCAACCGCACCGAAGTCTATGTGGCGAGCGACCGCGACATTGCCGCGGGCGAACTCACGCGCTATGTGTGCGGCATCGCTGGGCAGAGCGAGGACTCTTTCGGCAAGTATTTTTACGAAAAGTCGGGCGACGACGTTGCTCACCACGTGATGAACGTGTGCGCGGGCCTTGACTCGGTGGCCATGGGCGAAGACCAGATTTTGCACCAGATTTCCCGTGCCTACGAGACAGCCCACCAGTTTGGAGCCACTGCCAACACCCTGAACAAGCTGTTTCAATCGGCCATCCACACCACCAAGCGCATCAAGACCGAGACGAACCTGAGCAAGCTCAGCTGCAACATCCCGTTCCTTGCGATGAAACGGGTTTTCAAGACCTTTGATGACTTGGACAACCGCTCCGTCTATATCTTTGGGCTCGGCGAAATGGGCTCCCTGATGCTCAAGTATGTGCAAGAGAATACGACGCACATTTTTGCGAGCAGCAAGACGTTTGCAAACGCGCAAAAGTTCGCCGACGTGCTCACTCCGGTGCCCTTCGAGGACCGCTATGCCGTTGCCTCCAAGTGTGACGTGGTCATCCTCTGCAGTGCTTGCCAGGAACCGATTGTGACCCGTGACGCCTTTGCCGCTGCCTGTGAAAGCGCGGTCCCCAAGTCCATAGTTGCCACAAGGCGTCTCATCATTGACCTCGGCAACCCTCGCAACGCCGAACCTTCCGTTGGCACCCTCCCGGGGGTAGAATACGTGTGTGTCGACGAACTCCAGAAGGTGGTGGACGAGAATCGCCGCCTCCGCATGGAGGAACTCCCCGCCGCAAAACGCATTTTGCAGGAGGGCATCGAAGAATTTTTGCAGTGGTACCGCATGGACGATATCGCGAAGGATGTGCATGTGCTGGCCGAACGCATGGTGGCGACCGCCGAGGGCGAAAGCGAAAAGCTTTTGCGTTCACTCCCCGACGTGAGTCAAGCCGACCGTGAGCGCATCCGCATGATGTATGTGCGGTTCGCGAAAAAAATGGCGAACGACTACCTTTACCGCGTGAAGGACGCGAACCCGCAGGCCGATGTGCGCTCTTTTTTGGATTGCCTCCATGCCGCCGAAAAGACGGCGAAGGAGGAGCGCCTTGCATAA
- a CDS encoding CotH kinase family protein yields MLFSPKRTARLFLPMLAMLGLLAGCFWQETETAPDYLMMDDSVYPYAGLPRVVIETEDFREIRDRETEFDAYFQIYGETEAETAPMPLTVRGRGNSSFKMPKYGMKLEFTDKVSLLGMPKNRDWALIANFGDKTHLRNYMMYRLSDWLQVRYAPRCTFVELYLNRKYMGLYLLSETVKVAKDRVNMAEGDSAFLFEKESDKKIDSPYITTKGGNTFHVKSPKNASEKSLELLRTHLNEFEDFLNFGVNRNRFMHEWVDIDDFVRYYWVQEFAKNEDANFSRSIFMTWQVGGTIHFGPLWDFDLGFGNASREPNSPPEDWYVRRYRWFYYIVHSDQVKPAVEDFWAAHHDKFRALIDSVPLYRGIIEKAIDNEYRRWPVLQNTENWALKDPYETYDEAVSAMVDWMRKRYDWINSNFR; encoded by the coding sequence ATGTTGTTCTCGCCAAAGCGAACCGCCCGACTTTTTTTGCCGATGCTAGCCATGCTCGGACTCCTTGCGGGTTGCTTTTGGCAAGAGACCGAGACGGCGCCCGACTACCTGATGATGGACGACTCGGTGTACCCTTACGCGGGGCTCCCTCGGGTGGTCATCGAGACCGAGGACTTCAGGGAAATCCGCGACCGCGAAACGGAATTTGACGCCTACTTCCAGATATACGGCGAGACGGAGGCGGAGACCGCCCCGATGCCCCTCACGGTGCGTGGCCGCGGCAATTCCAGCTTCAAAATGCCCAAGTACGGCATGAAACTGGAATTTACAGACAAGGTCTCGCTTTTGGGGATGCCCAAGAACAGGGACTGGGCGCTCATCGCGAACTTTGGCGACAAGACGCACCTGAGGAACTACATGATGTACCGCCTCTCGGACTGGCTCCAGGTGCGTTACGCCCCCAGGTGCACCTTCGTGGAACTCTACCTGAACCGCAAGTACATGGGGCTCTACCTGCTCTCGGAGACCGTCAAGGTCGCCAAGGACCGTGTTAACATGGCCGAGGGCGATTCCGCGTTCCTCTTCGAGAAGGAGAGCGACAAAAAAATTGACTCGCCCTACATTACCACGAAGGGTGGGAACACTTTTCACGTGAAGTCGCCCAAGAACGCCTCCGAAAAGTCGCTGGAGCTGCTTCGCACGCACTTGAACGAGTTCGAGGACTTTTTGAATTTCGGGGTGAATCGCAACCGCTTTATGCACGAGTGGGTCGACATAGACGACTTTGTTCGCTATTACTGGGTGCAGGAATTCGCCAAGAACGAGGACGCCAACTTTTCGCGGAGCATCTTCATGACCTGGCAGGTGGGCGGGACCATCCACTTTGGACCGCTGTGGGACTTTGACCTGGGTTTTGGCAATGCCTCCCGCGAACCGAACTCGCCCCCCGAGGATTGGTATGTGCGGCGGTACCGCTGGTTCTACTACATTGTGCATTCGGACCAGGTGAAACCCGCCGTAGAAGACTTTTGGGCGGCGCACCACGACAAGTTCAGGGCGCTTATCGACAGCGTCCCCCTGTACCGCGGCATTATCGAGAAGGCCATCGACAACGAGTACCGGCGTTGGCCCGTGCTGCAGAACACCGAGAACTGGGCGCTCAAGGACCCTTACGAGACATACGACGAGGCGGTCTCGGCAATGGTCGATTGGATGCGAAAACGTTACGATTGGATAAACTCGAATTTTAGGTAG
- a CDS encoding FISUMP domain-containing protein, whose product MKFAVSVLSTKYPVDVYTAIKIENASLFDCLGLESHQIEYGTEHQVLDAARTLGDQPNVTLGDTTSIKFNLNNNQALCLGATTAKFHWHGGINGSKIYTGYNSGSEWFEINDQGDSSSIGNSRIIWPVANDEDVNIADIVKRCNGMCGIAELKDSLEKRDIYSTVYNHKYAQLAFMVTEDSSADVSDWGGLCITYASEHPVELHISASYAKKQQYDNPIAVLPATTGSYSIMDLSWDDFKQKNFSQTSNVTGKDVAKKMKSIQFGIFDTVQTSAVFSILEIGAKGTCIPTVERFSPITRSDFETSAYVSPSSVVYGSVKDNRTDKDYIIGKIGKYTWMLQDYYYDIGDSTGHDGIYTWKAAAENEFIGELCPDGFHLPSVEEFNDLVTSVGGSSVAGKALKAPSGWGSYKTGDGVYNGENLYGFAALPSTTGTALYWSKTQDGSSAFALFIGVEDGAKIGTISKSQKASVRCVKDDNVFDPIDYTPENNLIEKYISENDLLWYNGKIYNDVFTHTWISNDESILVFPVDAINMSPELAAQCEGGACAFISKPFDEVDWPGGLGLESAKVISEDSIKEWDGVCVDYVSTVDTIEIRLTVKDPEGFVGNNVYRANLVSTTDDKVTHKCFSWLDFKQTGYFGIRKDIDEYMKQFVGVQFVPKSGSANQYFNIIAIGKNSGSSKYADYLNSLSQCHNAMWCAPEDLNYAFVSYNNSNVYAQWYQWPSDDEQRLIVTFTAQAGAQILVDLDDSQGAVAFDLNNGSSLDISGMKGLCMQYMYSHGSSPLLPKLRVEYNVEGKYNYIAIDLPENKDGNTIYNFSFDYFNKFDYQTEGCEKNCVLENAQKISIFFGDAHGEFTMQSLGEWGTCGDGAVDYKPTDEGAEPSDD is encoded by the coding sequence TTGAAATTCGCGGTATCCGTCTTGTCGACGAAATATCCGGTGGATGTGTATACGGCAATAAAAATAGAGAATGCCAGCCTGTTTGATTGTCTCGGGCTCGAATCGCACCAGATTGAGTACGGTACTGAACACCAGGTGTTGGATGCCGCGCGTACTCTAGGGGACCAGCCTAACGTGACACTTGGCGATACGACCTCGATAAAATTCAATTTGAATAATAACCAGGCGCTTTGTTTGGGCGCAACAACGGCCAAATTCCACTGGCATGGCGGAATAAATGGCTCAAAGATATACACTGGCTATAACAGCGGCTCAGAATGGTTCGAAATCAACGACCAGGGAGACTCTTCTTCTATTGGAAATTCGCGCATTATATGGCCTGTTGCAAACGATGAAGATGTTAACATAGCCGATATCGTTAAACGTTGCAATGGTATGTGTGGCATAGCCGAATTGAAGGATTCGCTCGAAAAGCGGGATATTTATTCAACTGTATATAACCACAAGTATGCCCAGCTCGCTTTTATGGTGACGGAAGATTCGTCTGCCGACGTGTCGGATTGGGGAGGCTTGTGCATTACCTACGCCAGCGAACACCCGGTTGAATTGCACATTTCTGCTTCTTATGCTAAAAAACAACAATACGATAATCCTATAGCTGTTTTGCCGGCAACAACAGGTAGCTACTCTATAATGGATTTGTCGTGGGATGATTTTAAACAAAAGAACTTTTCTCAAACGTCGAATGTTACGGGCAAGGATGTTGCCAAGAAAATGAAGTCTATCCAGTTTGGTATATTCGATACTGTTCAAACGTCTGCAGTCTTCAGCATTCTGGAAATTGGCGCGAAGGGAACCTGCATCCCTACTGTCGAAAGATTCTCTCCTATTACTAGATCCGATTTTGAAACTTCCGCTTACGTTTCCCCATCGTCTGTGGTTTATGGATCTGTTAAAGATAATCGTACTGATAAAGATTACATAATTGGGAAGATTGGCAAGTACACGTGGATGTTGCAAGATTATTACTACGACATTGGAGACTCTACAGGTCATGATGGAATTTACACGTGGAAGGCCGCGGCAGAAAATGAATTTATTGGCGAACTCTGCCCCGATGGGTTCCATTTGCCGAGTGTTGAAGAATTCAATGACCTGGTTACGTCGGTAGGCGGCTCGAGTGTCGCGGGCAAGGCGCTGAAAGCCCCTTCTGGCTGGGGCAGCTATAAAACAGGAGATGGTGTTTACAATGGCGAAAACCTTTATGGATTTGCGGCCCTGCCATCGACAACAGGTACTGCGCTGTATTGGAGTAAAACACAGGATGGATCTTCAGCCTTTGCACTGTTTATTGGTGTGGAAGATGGTGCAAAAATAGGGACAATATCTAAAAGCCAGAAGGCTTCCGTTCGCTGCGTCAAGGATGACAACGTATTCGACCCCATAGATTACACGCCCGAAAATAACTTGATTGAAAAATACATCTCTGAAAATGATCTGCTCTGGTATAACGGCAAAATTTACAACGATGTGTTTACCCATACTTGGATTAGCAACGATGAGTCGATCCTTGTTTTCCCGGTAGATGCTATAAATATGAGTCCGGAACTTGCTGCACAATGTGAAGGCGGGGCTTGCGCTTTTATAAGTAAGCCATTTGACGAAGTCGATTGGCCGGGTGGTTTGGGCCTGGAGAGTGCAAAAGTAATATCTGAAGACTCCATAAAGGAATGGGATGGTGTATGCGTAGATTATGTTTCTACTGTGGATACCATAGAAATTAGGCTGACTGTAAAAGATCCTGAAGGTTTTGTAGGTAACAATGTATATCGTGCGAATCTAGTATCCACCACTGATGACAAAGTTACGCATAAGTGCTTCAGCTGGCTTGACTTTAAACAGACCGGTTATTTTGGCATAAGGAAAGATATTGACGAATATATGAAACAATTTGTCGGAGTGCAGTTTGTTCCGAAGTCCGGCTCTGCAAACCAATACTTCAATATCATTGCCATTGGAAAAAATTCAGGAAGTAGTAAATATGCCGACTACCTGAATTCTCTAAGCCAATGCCACAATGCCATGTGGTGTGCGCCGGAAGACTTGAATTACGCATTCGTATCTTACAATAATTCCAATGTTTATGCTCAATGGTATCAGTGGCCGAGTGATGATGAACAACGATTAATCGTGACCTTTACCGCCCAAGCAGGGGCGCAAATCCTTGTGGATCTAGATGATTCCCAGGGTGCTGTTGCGTTTGACTTGAATAATGGTTCTAGTTTGGACATCAGTGGTATGAAAGGCCTTTGTATGCAATACATGTATTCCCACGGTTCATCTCCGTTACTGCCGAAGCTCAGGGTAGAGTATAATGTAGAAGGTAAATATAATTATATTGCAATAGATCTGCCTGAAAATAAAGATGGTAATACCATTTATAATTTCTCCTTTGATTACTTTAATAAGTTTGATTACCAGACAGAAGGATGTGAAAAAAACTGTGTGTTGGAGAATGCTCAAAAAATCAGCATATTCTTCGGCGATGCACACGGAGAGTTCACGATGCAATCCTTGGGTGAATGGGGAACCTGCGGAGACGGAGCCGTGGATTATAAACCTACGGACGAGGGGGCCGAGCCATCTGACGATTAG